One Phaseolus vulgaris cultivar G19833 chromosome 2, P. vulgaris v2.0, whole genome shotgun sequence DNA window includes the following coding sequences:
- the LOC137812281 gene encoding cationic amino acid transporter 1-like, translated as MGGEDAIHGGVRRRGLTFRRNDFFPEESFKSWENYARAIMDTPWRLKDRVLSRSEDHTEIVEMKARSSHEMKKTLNWWDLMWFGIGAVIGSGIFVLTGLEARTEVGPAVVLSYVVSGVSALFSVFCYTEFAVEIPVAGGSFAYLRVELGEFVAFIAAGNILLEYVVSGAAVARSWTSYFATLCGHHPDDFRIVVHKMNPDYGHLDPISIGVLIAITILAVYSTKGSSIFNFIATIFHLIVIAFIIIAGLTKANTENYTPFMPFGVRGVFKASAVLFFAYVGFDAVSTMAEETKNPARDIPIGLVGSMVITTFAYCSLAVTLCLMQSYTDIDPDAPYSVAFSAVGMDWAKYIVAFGALKGMTTVLLVSAVGQARYLTHIARTHMMPPWFAHVDEKTGTPVNATISMLAATAVIAFFTNLNILSNLLSISTLFIFMLVAVALLVRRYYSSGVTTKGNKVKLILCLVLILGSSCGISGYWAISDGWIGYAVFVPLWILGTGGLWLCVPQAKQPKLWGVPLVPWLPSLSIAINIFLLGSIDKDSFIRFGVWTGFLLVYYVLLGLHASYDTAKGFESQKSSVDVDKHWNKVEEGAKGEVPLTPVTTH; from the exons ATGGGAGGTGAGGACGCGATTCACGGCGGAGTGCGGCGGCGGGGATTGACATTCCGGCGAAACGACTTCTTCCCGGAGGAGTCGTTCAAGAGTTGGGAGAACTACGCCAGAGCGATTATGGACACGCCCTGGAGGCTGAAGGATCGAGTGCTGAGTCGATCCGAGGACCACACGGAAATCGTGGAGATGAAGGCTCGGAGCAGCCACGAGATGAAGAAGACGCTCAACTGGTGGGACCTCATGTGGTTCGGCATCGGCGCCGTCATCGGCTCCGGCATATTCGTCCTCACCGGCCTCGAGGCCAGGACAGAGGTCGGACCCGCCGTGGTGCTCTCCTACGTCGTTTCCGGTGTCTCCGCCTTGTTCTCCGTCTTCTGCTACACCGAGTTCGCGGTGGAAATCCCCGTCGCAG GTGGATCATTTGCGTACTTAAGAGTAGAACTGGGAGAATTTGTGGCCTTCATAGCTGCCGGAAACATCCTCCTGGAGTATGTAGTCAGCGGCGCCGCCGTGGCTCGGTCATGGACTTCTTATTTCGCCACCCTCTGTGGCCATCACCCTGATGATTTTCGTATAGTAGTCCACAAAATGAACCCTGACTATGGCCATCTTGACCCTATATCCATCGGAGTCCTCATAGCCATCACTATCCTTGCAGTGTACAGCACCAAAGGCTcttcaatattcaatttcattGCCACAATCTTTCACTTAATTGTCATTGCCTTCATCATCATCGCAGGCCTCACGAAGGCCAACACCGAAAACTACACCCCTTTTATGCCTTTTGGAGTTCGTGGCGTGTTCAAGGCTTCAGCCGTTCTTTTCTTTGCCTATGTTGGCTTTGATGCTGTCTCAACCATGGCTGAGGAAACCAAGAACCCTGCGAGGGACATTCCCATTGGTCTTGTGGGCTCAATGGTGATTACAACATTCGCATATTGCTCGCTAGCAGTGACACTATGCCTCATGCAAAGCTACACCGACATTGACCCAGATGCTCCCTATTCGGTTGCGTTTAGTGCTGTGGGAATGGATTGGGCTAAGTACATTGTTGCATTTGGGGCGTTGAAGGGAATGACCACTGTGTTGTTGGTGAGTGCGGTGGGTCAAGCTCGTTACCTAACCCACATTGCACGTACCCACATGATGCCTCCTTGGTTTGCTCATGTTGATGAGAAAACTGGGACACCCGTCAATGCCACAATTTCCATGCTTGCAGCTACAGCCGTGATTGCTTTCTTCACTAATCTTAATATTCTCTCCAACCTCTTGTCAATTTCCACTCTCTTCATCTTCATGCTTGTGGCTGTGGCGCTTCTAGTGCGCCGCTATTACTCAAGTGGAGTGACCACAAAGGGGAATAAAGTGAAGCTCATTCTGTGCCTTGTGCTGATTTTAGGGTCTTCGTGTGGAATTTCTGGCTATTGGGCGATCAGTGATGGTTGGATTGGGTATGCAGTTTTCGTGCCGTTGTGGATTTTAGGGACTGGGGGTCTTTGGCTTTGTGTTCCACAGGCAAAGCAACCGAAACTATGGGGGGTGCCTTTGGTTCCATGGCTACCTTCTTTATCTATTGCCATTAACATATTCCTTCTTGGCTCAATTGATAAAGATTCATTTATCAGGTTTGGGGTGTGGACAGGGTTCCTCTTGGTATACTATGTGCTACTGGGACTACATGCTTCTTATGACACAGCAAAAGGGTTCGAGAGCCAAAAAAGTTCCGTGGATGTTGACAAGCACTGGAACAAGGTGGAAGAAGGGGCAAAAGGGGAAGTGCCTCTTACACCAGTTACAACTCATTAA
- the LOC137812283 gene encoding protein WHAT'S THIS FACTOR 9, mitochondrial, giving the protein MFRGVFGIARNSGFVHGYEQGYIYQQKFSLVNIKLKWVKDRTLDGVVAGQRDVKATGTLVSIIHSSSQCCLPIYHLSRYRGQLDLPGDLKLSTFIRRYPNIFIESCFLDTGGSPVPWFSLSPEALDLHYQEVSIIQQRQLELRDRLCKLLMLTSDRTLPLQTIDQLKWDLGLPYDYQHSFIPNHPERFSYVRLPDDRVGLKLLFWDDELAISELQKNSYLQQKGEEDIKNGTLAFSVSFTRGFGLKRKCMEWLKEWQKLPYTSPYTNASHLDPRTDVSEKRVVGVFHELLHLTLHKQTERKNVSNLRRPLALPQKFTKAFERHPGIFYISKKSDTQTVVLREAYYGQEPVQNHPLVQIREEFASLMKKGLLDRSRGVYKRNRDTNSVDGFRNEACIADETNQLSSKDKSDSILYDYDSDSPLQSSC; this is encoded by the coding sequence ATGTTCCGTGGGGTATTTGGTATTGCGAGAAATTCTGGTTTTGTTCACGGTTATGAACAAGGATACATTTACCAGCAGAAGTTTAGTCTGGTGAACATAAAATTGAAATGGGTAAAAGATAGGACATTGGATGGTGTTGTTGCTGGTCAAAGGGATGTTAAGGCAACTGGGACCCTTGTCTCCATCATACATTCTTCTTCCCAATGCTGTCTTCCAATATACCATCTTTCCCGCTACCGTGGACAACTTGATCTTCCCGGGGACCTCAAACTCTCTACCTTCATCAGAAGATATCCGAATATATTTATTGAGTCCTGTTTCCTTGATACTGGAGGCTCTCCAGTCCCATGGTTCAGTTTGAGTCCTGAAGCCTTGGATCTCCACTACCAGGAAGTCAGCATCATTCAGCAACGTCAGTTGGAACTCAGGGATAGGCTGTGTAAATTGCTTATGCTCACAAGCGATAGGACCCTTCCACTACAAACCATTGACCAGTTAAAATGGGATTTGGGTTTACCATATGATTACCAGCATTCTTTTATTCCAAATCACCCTGAAAGATTCTCATATGTTCGGCTTCCTGATGATCGTGTTGGGTTGAAATTGTTATTTTGGGATGACGAGCTTGCCATCTCGGAGTTACAGAAGAATAGTTATCTACAACAAAAGGGAGAAGAAGACATAAAAAATGGAACGTTAGCATTTTCAGTTAGTTTTACCAGGGGTTTTGGTTTGAAAAGAAAATGCATGGAGTGGTTGAAAGAGTGGCAGAAACTCCCCTATACTTCACCTTACACCAATGCCTCTCATTTGGATCCCCGTACTGATGTATCTGAGAAAAGGGTTGTTGGAGTCTTCCATGAGCTCCTTCACCTTACACTTCATAAACAAACTGAGCGCAAGAATGTCAGCAACTTGCGTAGACCCCTGGCACTGCCTCAGAAGTTTACTAAAGCTTTTGAACGTCATCCTggtatattttatatttccaAGAAGAGTGACACCCAAACAGTTGTTCTCAGGGAGGCCTATTACGGTCAAGAACCTGTGCAGAATCATCCCCTTGTACAAATTAGAGAGGAATTTGCAAGCCTAATGAAGAAAGGGCTATTGGATAGGAGTAGGGGTGTATACAAAAGAAACAGGGATACTAATTCGGTGGATGGTTTCAGAAACGAGGCTTGCATTGCTGATGAAACTAACCAGCTTAGTTCTAAGGATAAATCAGATTCCATCTTATATGATTATGATTCAGATAGCCCTCTACAAAGCTCTTGCTGA
- the LOC137812282 gene encoding DNA damage-binding protein 1: MSIWNYVVTAHKPTNVTHSCVGNFTSPQDLNLIIAKCTRIEIHLLSPQGLQPMLDVPIYGRIATLELFRPHGETQDYLFIATERYKFCVLQWDSETSELVTRAMGDVSDRIGRPTDNGQIGIIDPDCRLIGLHLYDGLFKVIPFDNKGQLKEAFNIRLEELQVLDIKFLYGCSKPTIVVLYQDNKDARHVKTYEVALKDKDFVEGPWSQNNLDNGADLLIPVPPPLCGVLIIGEETIVYCSANAFKAIPFGPSITKAYGRVDPDGSRYLLGDHTGLLSLLVITHEKEKVTGLKTEPLGETSIASTISYLDNAFVYIGSSYGDSQLIKLNLQPDAKGSYVEVLERYVNLGPIVDFCVVDLERQGQGQVVTCSGAYKDGSLRVVRNGIGINEQASVELQGIKGMWSLRSSTDDPFDTFLVVSFISETRILAMNLEDELEETEIEGFCSQVQTLFCHDAVHNQLVQVTSNSVRLVSSTTRELRNEWFAPSGYSVNVATANATQVLLATGGGHLVYLEIGDGILQEVKHAQLEYEISCLDINPIGENPNHSQLAAVGMWTDISVRIFSLPDLNLVTKEQLGGEIIPRSVLLCAFEGISYLLCALGDGHLLNFMLNTSTGELTDRKKVSLGTQPITLRTFSSKNTTHVFAASDRPTVIYSSNKKLLYSNVNLKEVSHMCPFNSAAFPDSLAIAKEGELTIGTIDDIQKLHIRSIPLGEHARRICHQEHSRTFAICSLKYNPTSGEDSEMHFVRLLDDQTFEFISTYSLDTYEYGCFIISCSFSDDNNVYYCVGTAYVLPEENEPTKGRILVFTVEDGKLQLIAEKETKGAVYCLNAFNGKLLAAINQKIQLYKWVLRDDGTHELQSECGHHGHILALYVQTRGDFIVVGDLMKSISLLIYKHEEGAIEERARDYNANWMSAVEILDDDIYLGAENNFNLFTVRKNSEGATDEERGRLEVVGEYHLGEFINRFRHGSLVMRLPDSDVGQIPTVIFGTINGVIGVIASLPHEQYVFLEKLQSNLRKVIKGVGGLSHEQWRSFNNEKKTVEARNFLDGDLIESFLDLNRSKMDEISKAMDVSVEELCKRVEELTRLH, encoded by the exons ATGAGTATATGGAACTACGTTGTCACAGCTCACAAACCCACCAACGTCACTCACTCCTGCGTCGGCAATTTCACCAGTCCTCAAGACCTCAACCTCATTATCGC GAAATGCACGCGCATCGAGATTCACTTGCTCTCGCCTCAGGGCTTGCAG CCTATGTTGGACGTGCCGATATATGGAAGAATTGCTACGCTTGAACTCTTCCGCCCTCAT GGTGAAACACAGGATTATCTCTTTATCGCAACTGAAAGATACAAATTTTGTGTTCTTCAATGGGATTCTGAGACTTCTGAGCTTGTTACCCG GGCAATGGGGGATGTTTCTGATCGGATAGGACGTCCCACTGATAACGGTCag ATTGGCATTATTGATCCTGATTGTAGGTTGATTGGACTTCACTTGTATGATGGTTTGTTCAAA GTTATTCCCTTTGACAATAAAGGACAGCTCAAGGAAGCATTTAATATAAG GCTTGAGGAGCTCCAAGTTTTGGATATCAAATTTCTTTATGGTTGTTCAAAGCCAACCATTGTGGTTCTTTACCAG GATAATAAAGATGCTCGTCATGTTAAAACATATGAGGTTGCACTGAAGGATAAAGATTTTGTTGAGGGTCCATGGTCCCAGAACAATCTTGATAATGGGGCTGATTTATTGATACCAGTTCCCCCGCCACTTTGTGGCGTGCTTATTATTGGAGAAGAGACCATAGTATACTGCAGTGCtaatgctttcaaggctatccCATTCGGACCT TCAATTACAAAAGCCTATGGACGAGTTGATCCTGATGGTTCTAGATATTTACTTGGTGATCATACAGGGTTGCTTAGCCTACTTGTAATAACCCATGAGAAAGAAAA GGTTACTGGACTAAAAACTGAGCCCCTTGGAGAGACTTCCATTGCATCTACAATATCATACCTGGATAATGCATTCGTCTACATTGGTTCAAGTTACGGAGATTCACAG CTTATAAAACTAAATCTGCAGCCTGATGCAAAAGGTTCTTATGTGGAAGTACTGGAAAGGTATGTCAATTTGGGGCCTATTGTTGACTTCTGTGTGGTAGACCTTGAGAGGCAGGGCCAAGGTCAGGTTGTAACTTGCTCTGGAGCCTACAAGGATGGTTCTCTTCGCGTTGTTCGTAATGGGATTGGAATTAATGAACAG GCATCAGTagagcttcaaggtatcaaaggAATGTGGTCACTAAGATCCTCAACAGATGATCCTTTTGATACTTTTCTGGTTGTTAGTTTTATCAGTGAAACAAGAATCTTAGCAATGAATCTTGAGGATGAGCTGGAAGAAACTGAGATTGAGGGATTCTGTTCTCAAGTGCAGACATTATTTTGCCATGATGCTGTTCATAATCAACTTGTTCAA GTCACTTCAAACTCTGTCAGACTGGTCAGTTCCACAACTAGAGAGCTCCGCAATGAATGGTTCGCACCATCAGGCTATTCAGTGAATGTAGCTACAGCAAATGCTACCCAG GTGTTGTTGGCCACAGGAGGAGGGCATTTAGTTTACCTGGAAATTGGAGATGGAATATTGCAAGAAGTAAAACATGCCCAACTGGAGTATGAGATTTCATGTCTAGACATAAATCCCATCGGTGAAAACCCCAATCACAGTCAGCTTGCAGCTGTTGGAATGTGGACAGACATAAGTGTTAGAATTTTTTCTCTTCCAGACCTGAATCTCGTCACCAAGGAACAGCTAGGAGGGGAGATCATACCTCGTTCTGTTCTTCTTTGTGCCTTTGAAGGG ATATCTTACTTGCTATGTGCCCTCGGTGATGGACATCTCTTAAACTTCATGCTGAACACAAGTACTGGCGAGTTAACAGATAGGAAAAAGGTATCTCTTGGGACACAACCCATTACACTACGGACGTTCTCCTCGAAGAATACTACCCATGTATTCGCTGCATCTGATCGGCCAACTGTGATCTACAGTAGTaacaaaaaattactttatagtAATGTAAATCTGAAGGAAGTGAGTCACATGTGTCCTTTCAATTCTGCTGCTTTTCCAGACAG TTTGGCAATTGCGAAAGAAGGTGAGCTTACTATTGGCACCATTGATGACATACAAAAACTACATATTCGCTCTATACCGCTTGGAGAGCATGCTCGGCGTATCTGCCACCAAGAGCACTCCAGGACTTTTGCTATTTGTAGTTTGAAATACAACCCAACAAGTGGAGAAGACTCTGAAATGCACTTTGTCCGCTTACTGGATGACCAGACTTTTGAGTTCATATCAACTTACTCTCTTGACacatatgagtatggttgctttATAATTAGCTGCTCATTCTCAGATGATAATAATGTTTATTACTGTGTTGGAACTGCATATGTATTGCCAGAGGAAAATGAACCAACCAAA GGAAGAATTCTTGTTTTTACTGTTGAAGATGGAAAACTACAGCTAATTGCTGAGAAGGAGACAAAAGGAGCTGTTTATTGCTTGAATGCATTTAATGGTAAATTGCTTGCTGCTATTAATCAAAAAATTCAGCTGTACAAATGGGTGCTACGTGATGATGGAACCCATGAATTGCAGTCTGAATGTGGACATCATGGACACATCCTAGCTCTTTATGTGCAAACTAGAGGAGATTTTATTGTAGTCGGTGATCTGATGAAGTCAATTTCCTTGTTAATCTATAAG CATGAAGAAGGTGCTATTGAGGAAAGAGCTCGTGACTACAATGCAAATTGGATGTCGGCTGTTGAAATCCTTGACGATGACATTTACCTTGGTGcggaaaataattttaatctgTTTACTGTTCGGAAAAATAGTGAAGGTGCCACTGACGAAGAGCGAGGTCGTCTTGAAGTGGTTGGTGAGTATCACCTTGGAGAATTTATTAATCGGTTCCGGCATGGCTCCCTCGTAATGCGCTTGCCAGATTCTGATGTTGGGCAGATTCCAACAGTTATCTTTGGCACCATTAATGGTGTTATTGGGGTAATTGCTTCTCTTCCGCACGAGCAATATGTGTTCTTGGAGAAACTTCAGTCAAATTTGAGGAAGGTAATTAAAGGTGTTGGAGGACTCAGCCATGAGCAATGGAGGTCATTTAACAATGAGAAGAAAACTGTTGAAGCCAGAAACTTTTTAGATGGAGATTTGATCGAATCATTTCTTGATCTCAACCGCAGTAAGATGGATGAAATTTCCAAGGCAATGGATGTTTCTGTAGAGGAGTTATGCAAAAGAGTAGAAGAGTTGACGAGGTTGCACTga